Proteins from a genomic interval of Garra rufa chromosome 4, GarRuf1.0, whole genome shotgun sequence:
- the dera gene encoding deoxyribose-phosphate aldolase, with translation MSARNPGMRLDLEWVSKVRVNTQAVLKRAQQIQGRKVAKKQWQAAWLLKAVTCIDLTTLAGDDTPSNVHRLCMKATQPVRHDLLKSMDMHDKGITNAAVCVYPSRVADAVKSLKAANSILPVASVATGFPAGQTPLKTRLVEVQMAVEDGATEIDIVINRTLALTGQWTALYDEIRQFREACGDAHMKTILAVGELGTFTNVYKASLVSMMAGSDFIKTSTGKESVNATYPIAIVMVRAIRDYYLRTGHKVGFKPAGGIRTAQESVVWLTLMKEELGDEWLNPHLFRLGASSLLADIERQIYHYVTGRYPAYHELPMA, from the exons ATGTCGGCTAGAAATCCAGGAATGCGTCTTG ATCTGGAATGGGTGTCGAAAGTCAGAGTCAACACTCAGGCTGTTCTGAAACGAGCTCAGCAGATCCAAGGACGCAAAGTGGCTAAGAAACAGTGGCAG GCTGCCTGGCTGCTGAAGGCCGTCACATGCATTGATTTGACAACCCTCGCTGGTGACGATACACCTTCCAATGTCCATCGACTCTGTATGAAGGCCACACAGCCAGTCCGTCACGATCTGCTGAAGAGCATGGACATGCACGATAAAG GAATCACGAATGCAGCAGTCTGTGTGTACCCATCACGGGTGGCTGATGCAGTGAAGTCTCTTAAAGCAGCCAACTCTATTCTTCCTGTTGCATCTG TGGCTACTGGTTTCCCTGCTGGACAGACACCATTGAAGACCCGTCTCGTGGAGGTCCAGATGGCCGTGGAAGATGGTGCAACGGAGATCGATATTGTCATAAACCGGACTTTGGCACTCACTGGGCAATGGACAG CTCTTTATGATGAGATCAGACAGTTCAGAGAGGCCTGTGGAGACGCCCATATGAAGACCATCCTGGCCGTGGGAGAGCTGGGAACTTTCACAAACGTCTACAAGGCCAGTCTGGTGTCCATGATGGCAG GATCTGACTTCATCAAAACATCAACCGGCAAGGAGTCTGTCAATGCCACTTACCCCATTGCCATAGTAATGGTGCGTGCCATCCGTGACTACTACTTAAGGACAGGCCATAAG GTGGGTTTCAAACCCGCGGGTGGCATCCGTACGGCACAGGAGTCTGTGGTATGGCTAACCCTGATGAAGGAAGAGCTTGGAGACGAGTGGCTAAATCCTCATCTTTTCCGACTAGGAGCGAGTAGCCTGTTAGCTGACATCGAACGGCAG ATTTATCACTACGTCACCGGACGCTATCCAGCATATCATGAACTTCCTATGGCCTGA